DNA sequence from the Burkholderia pyrrocinia genome:
TCCAGGTGCGTTCGCGTGACGAGGCGCTCGAATGGACGCGCCGGTTCCCCGCGCCGTTCGGCGCCGAGATGGATTGCGAGATCGAGGTGCGGCCGCTGTTCGAGCTCGACGACCTCACGCCGAGCGACGCGGTCGAGCGGTTCCGCGAACTCCACGTCGGCCGCGGCAACGCCGCCTGAATCCCACCGAATCCAATATCACCAGGAGCACCCGTCATGCACAAAATGGTTTTCATCAACCTGCCAGTGGCCGACCTGCCGCGCTCGAAGACGTTCTACCAGGCGCTCGGCTTCGAGGTCGTGCCGGCCTATACGAACGATCAGGCCGCCTGCCTCCGGATCAGCGACACGATCTTCGCGATGCTGCTCGTGCGGCCGTTCTTCCAGACCTTTACCGACAAGACGATCGTCGATCCGGCGACGCACGTGCAGGTGTTGTCGTGCCTGTCGTGCGAAAGCCGTGCCGAAGTCGAGGCGATCGTCGCGAAGGCGCTGGCGGCCGGCGGCGCCGCGCCGCTGCCGCCGCGCGAGTACCCGGCCATGTACGGCCACGGGTTCACAGATCCGGACGGTCATGCGTGGGAGCTGATGTCCATGCCGCAGGACGCGTCCGCGCAGGGGCCGGCGTCGTGACGCACGAGGCGACGCATCGTGCGATCGAGGCGGTCTGGCGGATCGAGGCGCCGAAGATCATCGCGCGCGCCGCGCGCGTGGTGCGCGACGTCGGCGTGGCCGAGGAGCTGGCGCAGGATACGCTCGTCGCGGCGCTCGAGCACTGGCCCGTCGACGGCGTGCCCGACAACCCCGCCGCCTGGCTGATGACGGCCGTGAAGCGTCGCGCGCTCGACCGCGTCCGGCAGGAGTCGCTTCATGCGGCGAAGCGCGACCAGCTCGGCCACGAGATGGACGCGCTCGAAGCGCATGTCGTCCCCGACATCGCCGATGCGCTCGCCGACGCGAGCGACGACGACATCGGCGACGACCTGCTGCGGCTGATCTTCACGTCGTGCCACCCGGTGCTGTCGACCGACGCGCGCGTCGCGCTGACGCTGCGGCTGCTCGGCGGGCTGACGACGGGCGAGATCGCACGTGCGTTCCTGACGCCCGAGCCGACGATCGCGCAGCGGATCGTGCGCGCGAAGCGCACGCTCGCGGCGGCGCACGTGCCGTTCGAGGTGCCGGCCGCCGATGCGCGGCCCGCGCGGCTCGCGTCGGTGCTCGAGGTGATCTACCTGGTGTTCAACGAAGGCCATGCGGCGACCGCGGGCGACGACTGGACGCGTCCGGCGCTGTGCGACGAGGCGCTGCGACTCGGCCGCGTGCTGGCCGGCCTCGCGCCGGACGAGAGCGAAGTGCTCGGGCTCGTCGCGCTGATGGAGTTGCAGGCGTCGCGCATGCATGCGCGCACCGATGCGCAGGGCCGGCCCGTGCTGCTGCTCGACCAGGACCGCAGCCGCTGGGATCAACTGCTGATCCGGCGCGGCCTCGCGGCGCTCGAACGGGCGACGAAGCTCGGCGGCGTGCGCGGGCCGTATGCGCTGCAGGCCGCGCTGGCCGCCTGCCATGCGCGTGCGCGGCACGCGTCGGAAACGGACTGGGCACAGATCGTCGCGCTGTACGACGCGCTCGCCGAAGTCGCACCGTCGCCGGTCGTCGAACTGAACCGCGCAGTGGCCGTGGGGATGGCGTTCGGGCCGGCCGCGGCGCTCGAACTCGTCGACGTGCTGCGCGACGATCCCGCGCTCGCGCGCTATCACTGGCTGCCGAGCGTGCGCGGCGACCTGCTGGCGAAGCTGGGCCGTGCCGACGAAGCGAAGCTCGAGTTCCGCCGCGCGGCGGAACTGACGCGCAACGAGCGCGAACGCGAGTTGCTGCTC
Encoded proteins:
- a CDS encoding VOC family protein, translating into MHKMVFINLPVADLPRSKTFYQALGFEVVPAYTNDQAACLRISDTIFAMLLVRPFFQTFTDKTIVDPATHVQVLSCLSCESRAEVEAIVAKALAAGGAAPLPPREYPAMYGHGFTDPDGHAWELMSMPQDASAQGPAS
- a CDS encoding RNA polymerase sigma factor — encoded protein: MTHEATHRAIEAVWRIEAPKIIARAARVVRDVGVAEELAQDTLVAALEHWPVDGVPDNPAAWLMTAVKRRALDRVRQESLHAAKRDQLGHEMDALEAHVVPDIADALADASDDDIGDDLLRLIFTSCHPVLSTDARVALTLRLLGGLTTGEIARAFLTPEPTIAQRIVRAKRTLAAAHVPFEVPAADARPARLASVLEVIYLVFNEGHAATAGDDWTRPALCDEALRLGRVLAGLAPDESEVLGLVALMELQASRMHARTDAQGRPVLLLDQDRSRWDQLLIRRGLAALERATKLGGVRGPYALQAALAACHARARHASETDWAQIVALYDALAEVAPSPVVELNRAVAVGMAFGPAAALELVDVLRDDPALARYHWLPSVRGDLLAKLGRADEAKLEFRRAAELTRNERERELLLKRAIDA